GCTTTTCTTGAACTGGTGGAGTTCGGGGCGAACCCCTGACCAAGGCTTTCATGTTCAGGCTTTTCTGGTTACCTGCTTCAGGCTGCTCCGCACTCCATCGATGACGTGACGTATTTCGTGTTCCTGCAATCCGACCCAGAGAGGGAGAGAGACAGTGCAATCGCCGATCTCCTCTGCCACAGGAAAGGAGCCGCGCGGCAGGTTGAAGCGTTGCCGGTAGTAGCTCAGCAGGTGGATGGCGCGGTAGTTGACGGTGCAACCGATTCCGAAGGCTTGCAGTTGTGCCAAAAAAGGGTCTCGGGCTGAGGGTGGAACCAGAATGGTGAACAAATGCCGTGCGTGGCGGGAGCCGAGGGGCATTCGGTGCAACGTCACTCCTGGTACGCCCGTCAGGGCCGACTCGTAGCTGGCGACGATTTCACTGCGGCGTTGCCAGTGGCGGGAAATTTTGGGAATTTGTGGCAGCAGCAGGGCGGCCTGGATGTCGAACATGTTGGCTTTTTGTCCCAGGCAGACCATGTCCCAGTGCTGGTATCGGCCATGATGGCGTTCGGCGGCTCCCTTGTCCATGCCGTGGGATCGGCAAAGCAGGAGTTGTTCGGCCAGATCGTCACGCTGGGTTGCCACGGCGCCCCCCTCACCCGAACACAGGTTTTTGGTGGCGTAGAAACTGAAACAGGCGGCATCGCCGAGTTGACCAGGACGCACGCCATCCCGTTCCCCTTCGACGCAATGAGCGGCATCCTCGATGATGGCCAGGTTGTGTTGATCGGCGATGACCCGCAGGCGGCGCATGTCGCACATTTGCCCATAGAGATGGACAGGCAGAATGGCCTTGGTGCGTGGGGTTATGGCCGCCGCGACCCGTTCGGCATCTAGATTGCCAGTGGATGCCTCCACATCGACAAAGACTGGTGTTCCGCCGGCCTCCAGGATGGCATTGGCCGTGGCAATGAAGGTCATGGGCGTGGTGATCACTTCATCGCCGGGTCCGATGCCCAAGGCACGCAGGGTCAACCACAGAGCCGTCGTACAACTGGAAAAACCAACCACCCGCCGTATGCCCAGATACTCGGCGAAGGCAGCCTCGAAGGCTCGGGTTTTTGGACCAGCCGTCAAGAACACCGAGTGGAGCGTCTCCACCACCGAGGCAATCTCCTCCTCGCCCAGGGCATGTCGATAAAATTCAACCTTCATGGCTTTCGTCACCACCCGAAAAAAGTGTCTCTGTCCAACCCCTCAAAGCTGTAACCCGTAACCCTTCACCACCCGGCAACGCATCGGGGTCCAGGGGGCTGGCTCCCTGGCTTTGTCCAGGGCAGCGTCCTGGTGGGGTTCGGGGCGAAGCCCTGACAAAGGCTTTCATATCCACGAATCGGGGTCCAAGGGGCTGGCTCCCCGGCTTTGTCCAGGGCAGCGCCCCGGTGGGGTTCGGGGCGAAGCCCTGACAAAGGCTTTCATATCCAGATTGGCTCACCTGTCTTCCGTTGTTACAAGGATCGGCTCACCTGTTCCGCTGCGGCAACTGTCCTGTCTATCAGGGCCTCGTTGTGGCAGATGGAGACGAAGCCGGCCTCATAGGGGCTCGGCGCCAGATAGATGCCCGCATCCAGCATGCCGTGAAACCAACGTTTGAAGCGATGTGTATCTGTGGTGGCCGCCTCGGCGAAATTGCGGACCTGCGGCAAATGGGTAAAAAACAAACCGAACATGGATCCCACCCGGGTGCTGTAGTGCGGAATGCCGGCTGCGGTCAAGACCCGGCTGATTCCCTCGGTCAACCGGTGGGTGGCACTCTCCAGGGTATCATAGAAGCCGGGGGCGGAGATGATATCCAGCATCGCCAGACCTGCCGCTGTCGCCAAAGGATTACCCGAGAGGGTTCCCGCCTGGTACACCGGGCCTGACGGCGCCATCTGTTCCATGATGTCGCGCCGACCGCCATAAGCCCCCATCGGCAAACCGCCACCGATCACCTTGCCCAGGGTGGTCAAATCCGGCTGGATGCCGTACAAGGCTTGCGCCCCGCCCAAGGCGACGCGAAAACCGGTCATCACCTCATCGAAGATCAACAAGGCGCCATCCGCGCGGCAAACCCTCTGCAAACCCGTCAAAAAAGCGGCGTCGGGCAGGACACACCCCATGTTGCCCGCCACAGGTTCGACGATCACGGCGGCAATCGTTCCGGGCTTCGTGGCAAAGAGGGACTCCACGGCTGCCAGATCGTTGTAGGGAACTGTCAAGGTATCCCGTGCCACCGCAGCCGGCACACCCGGCGAGGAGGGGACACCCAAAGTGGCTGCCCCGGAACCCGCCTTGACCAACAGACTGTCGCCATGCCCGTGATAACACCCCTCAAACTTGAGGATGGCATCGCGGCCCGTAAACGCCCGCGCCAGCCGCAGGGCGCTCATGGTGGCTTCTGTGCCGGAATTGACCAGACGGACCATGGCCATGCCGGGAACCCGATCGATGATGGCCTCGGCCAGGCGCACTTCCGCCTCGGTGGGCGCCCCGAACGAAGGGCTCCTCCCCGCCGCCTGACAGACCGCCTCGACCACCCGGGGATGGGCATGTCCCGCAATCATGGGGCCCCATGACC
This portion of the Magnetococcales bacterium genome encodes:
- a CDS encoding DegT/DnrJ/EryC1/StrS aminotransferase family protein translates to MKVEFYRHALGEEEIASVVETLHSVFLTAGPKTRAFEAAFAEYLGIRRVVGFSSCTTALWLTLRALGIGPGDEVITTPMTFIATANAILEAGGTPVFVDVEASTGNLDAERVAAAITPRTKAILPVHLYGQMCDMRRLRVIADQHNLAIIEDAAHCVEGERDGVRPGQLGDAACFSFYATKNLCSGEGGAVATQRDDLAEQLLLCRSHGMDKGAAERHHGRYQHWDMVCLGQKANMFDIQAALLLPQIPKISRHWQRRSEIVASYESALTGVPGVTLHRMPLGSRHARHLFTILVPPSARDPFLAQLQAFGIGCTVNYRAIHLLSYYRQRFNLPRGSFPVAEEIGDCTVSLPLWVGLQEHEIRHVIDGVRSSLKQVTRKA
- the hemL gene encoding glutamate-1-semialdehyde 2,1-aminomutase, which encodes MKRSEILFKRAQEIIPGGVNSPVRAFKSVGGTPPFIQSARGAEIIDVDGRAYIDYVGSWGPMIAGHAHPRVVEAVCQAAGRSPSFGAPTEAEVRLAEAIIDRVPGMAMVRLVNSGTEATMSALRLARAFTGRDAILKFEGCYHGHGDSLLVKAGSGAATLGVPSSPGVPAAVARDTLTVPYNDLAAVESLFATKPGTIAAVIVEPVAGNMGCVLPDAAFLTGLQRVCRADGALLIFDEVMTGFRVALGGAQALYGIQPDLTTLGKVIGGGLPMGAYGGRRDIMEQMAPSGPVYQAGTLSGNPLATAAGLAMLDIISAPGFYDTLESATHRLTEGISRVLTAAGIPHYSTRVGSMFGLFFTHLPQVRNFAEAATTDTHRFKRWFHGMLDAGIYLAPSPYEAGFVSICHNEALIDRTVAAAEQVSRSL